tgatattttaagGTAATATACATTAAGTATCAGAGAGATGCAGGACAcgcatacatacatacaaggtACCTCTGTCAAACCCaggtcaaatatatattttacaagattttattggtttttgtgtatgtttttaatgttttaaaatttaaaactatATCCCATTTGACTATGCGTCCAACTTTCCTTCTCGGCTACTTTATTTCGTAATTTCCATTCCAAAACAAGTTCGCTAAGATTATtcaagaattaaaaaaaaaacaatgactGGAAATTCCTATCGAAGATAAACTATCGCGCATTTCCTTGGaacgcgaaattcgcgaaagtaaatcgctcGCGAAAGAAAACTGGTTTAAACTGCCGTGATCACGAactttttgaaaacaaacacTTACTCTCGTTCTGTCGTAGAACGCCCATCATAAAAAGTCTGTTGCCCATAGTTCTGCCAGCCCCTGATTGTCTCATTGTTGCCGGACCATTTCTGGTTGCCATTCTTGGCACTTTACTACTTGCCGATCTGGGGTCGGATGTTGAACCTGAACCAAGCTGTCTCTGTGCTGACACAATACATACTACGACTAGAAGGACGAGAACAAATCTTAGAATTCCCATCTTTGTTGTTGTTCTTCAGAAGACGAGAGCGGCGTCTGAAGCATTGCTATGTACTCGCCGCCTAAAATACCGGAACGGAAACGTTACAAAAGAGGTGAAGTCCTTCACGCATCACTGAACAGATACACGGATTTATGGTGACGTTTTACTTTCTGACCGCAGCAGTCCAGCATTGACTACATTCATATTATAAATCACCCGAGCTACCAAGGATGGCATTTTATATCAACTTTA
The nucleotide sequence above comes from Argopecten irradians isolate NY chromosome 1, Ai_NY, whole genome shotgun sequence. Encoded proteins:
- the LOC138309572 gene encoding uncharacterized protein is translated as MGILRFVLVLLVVVCIVSAQRQLGSGSTSDPRSASSKVPRMATRNGPATMRQSGAGRTMGNRLFMMGVLRQNEMLLPYMMCRTCMEYSSFLNCVMMEMCTFNN